A single genomic interval of Ruminococcus sp. NK3A76 harbors:
- a CDS encoding sigma-70 family RNA polymerase sigma factor, whose translation MKCICTLATLPENLDSITDEYAAMLNDYFKLEQPLSAGRFGEILDVFPEHNRSVLLLHICEGMSLTEISAISNSNVMRIKQVFDKAERMMNYKIQNVSKKQIRDYLDKTEDNV comes from the coding sequence ATGAAATGTATCTGCACACTTGCTACTCTTCCGGAAAATCTTGACAGTATCACAGATGAATACGCAGCAATGCTAAATGATTACTTCAAGCTCGAGCAGCCTCTCTCCGCCGGGCGGTTTGGTGAGATACTTGATGTTTTTCCCGAACACAACCGCAGCGTACTATTGCTCCATATTTGCGAGGGTATGAGCCTCACGGAGATATCCGCAATAAGTAATTCCAACGTAATGCGTATAAAACAGGTTTTCGACAAAGCCGAGCGTATGATGAATTACAAAATACAAAACGTCAGCAAGAAGCAAATAAGAGACTATCTTGACAAAACGGAGGACAACGTATGA
- a CDS encoding YqiA/YcfP family alpha/beta fold hydrolase gives MKILNIHGYHGSPRNSAYKALDPFGCEIIAPELDYDSVSPENILGGLKYILTDKRPDIVVGTSLGGFYAAVLSAQHNCPVILINPFLMSFLTFDGDVRPRKDTKALIGLFGSLSKIDISNVSCIVGDNDELLGDHRFTEKLLGNARFRRISGGGHSGHTLPLKDFFAKILPYYTDTLPRKEWFPGIDEY, from the coding sequence ATGAAGATACTGAACATTCACGGCTATCACGGAAGCCCGAGGAACAGTGCATACAAGGCGCTTGATCCTTTCGGGTGCGAGATCATAGCACCCGAGCTGGACTATGACAGCGTATCGCCCGAGAACATTCTCGGCGGTTTGAAATACATTCTTACTGACAAACGCCCTGACATTGTTGTCGGGACGAGCCTCGGTGGATTTTATGCGGCGGTGCTGAGTGCTCAGCATAATTGTCCCGTGATACTTATCAATCCCTTTCTGATGTCATTTCTGACATTCGACGGTGATGTTCGCCCACGCAAGGATACAAAGGCTCTGATCGGGCTGTTCGGCTCGCTCTCAAAAATCGACATCAGCAATGTGAGCTGTATCGTTGGAGATAACGATGAGCTGCTCGGTGACCACAGGTTTACGGAAAAACTACTCGGCAACGCACGCTTTCGCCGTATTTCCGGAGGAGGACATTCGGGGCACACGCTGCCGCTGAAAGACTTTTTTGCTAAGATACTGCCTTACTATACGGATACTCTGCCACGGAAGGA